A portion of the Limanda limanda chromosome 3, fLimLim1.1, whole genome shotgun sequence genome contains these proteins:
- the slc9a5 gene encoding sodium/hydrogen exchanger 5 — protein MLLLGLVLLLLPVSAADLPGTGAPPLRGPGLGFSPPAPASSSSSSAPRLLLIPQPGADPRAPGVASARSGMEDPTGPVEEQEGGQHHHGGGFRVVQWEWSYVQTPFIIAIWLLVASVAKILFHLSQRFTTVVPESCMLILLGLVLGGVVLIANKKQLYQLEPALFFLFLLPTIVGDAGYFMPARLFFDNLGAILTYAVVGTLWNAFCTGFCLYAAKLLGVIDERVQADLMDFLLFGALISAVDPVAVLAVFEEVHINDMLFIIVFGESLLNDAVTVVLYKVYISFVEVGVENVQTADYFKGVASFLIVSIGGTLVGLVFAVILGFITRFTKKVRIIEPLFVFLLVYLAYLTAELFSLSAILSMTFCGIGANKYVEANISQKSRTTVKYTMKTLASIAETIIFIFLGISAVDKTKWAWDTGLVSCTLIFIFVFRAMGVIGQTWVLNRFRLVPLDKIDQVVMSYGGLRGAVAFALVVLLDGERVKAKDYFVATTIVVVFFTVMFQGLTIKPLVNWLKVPRSTNRKPTINEEIHERAFDHILTAVEDIAGLQGYHHWRDKWEQFDKNYLSKLLLRKSVYRKSELWEAYQKINIRDAISVIDQGGNVLTSARLSLPSMASRASFPEVTNVTNYLRENGSGVCLDLQAIDNVPGAKVEEDSETHHVLAGNLYKPRRRYQSHYSRHFMPLGEKERQDREVFQRNMKSRMETFKSTRHKRHKKERSLKKRRGSDTKDDGGDKPRRNVSWHDKDPVVVPVESEEAEHSDPEKDEDVGITFVARQVETSGESPPSVPAAVGGAQSPTAPPSPISEGSQLPWKGGVSSTPPCVSVEATKVIPVDLQQAWNQSISSLESISSPPAPVEPVHPRVIALSRLGGPRPASYTPPSSLGSSTSSIGAQVSQGSFSFSEKKKKKEEEEEEEEEEEPAAQELQPLMSSLRPPGPLPPPPPPPGSAPGPGGRRNPCVYLRSLVSAPPAGSSEPHSRGPTQL, from the exons ATGCTGCTGCTCggtctggttctgctgctgctgccggtcTCTGCGGCCGACCTCCCGGGGACCGGTG CTCCTCCGCTCCGGGGGCCGGGTCTCGGCTTCTCTCCGCCGgcacctgcctcctcctcctcctcctccgccccgCGGCTCCTCCTCATCCCGCAGCCCGGAGCGGATCCCCGGGCTCCCGGTGTCGCCTCGGCCCGGTCCGGGATGGAGGACCCGACCGGCccggtggaggagcaggagggggggcagcaCCACCACGGCGGCGGGTTCCGGGTGGTCCAGTGGGAGTGGAGCTACGTGCAGACCCCGTTCATCATCGCCATCTGGCTCCTGGTGGCCAGCGTGGCCAAGatct TGTTCCACCTCTCCCAGCGCTTCACCACGGTGGTTCCAGAGAGCTGCATGCTCATCCTGCTGGGCCTGGTCCTGGGCGGCGTCGTGCTCATAGCCAATAAGAAGCAGCTGTACCAGCTAGAGCCcgccctcttcttcctcttcctgctgccgACCATCGTGGGCGACGCCGGCTACTTCATGCCCGCCCGCCTCTTCTTCGACAACCTGGGCGCCATCCTGACGTACGCCGTGGTCGGGACGCTGTGGAACGCCTTCTGCACCGGCTTCTGCCTGTATGCCGCCAAACTGCTGGGGGTCATAG atgagcGTGTGCAGGCCGACCTCATGGACTTCCTCCTGTTCGGAGCGCTGATCTCGGCCGTGGACCCGGTGGCGGTGCTGGCCGTGTTCGAGGAGGTTCACATCAACGACATGCTCTTCATCATCGTGTTCGGAGAGTCGCTGCTCAACGACGCCGTCACCgtg GTGTTATATAAAGTCTACATTTCCTTCGTGGAGGTCGGAGTGGAGAACGTCCAGACGGCAGATTACTTCAAAGGAGTTG CCTCCTTCCTCATCGTCAGTATCGGCGGGACTCTGGTGGGTCTGGTGTTTGCCGTCATCCTGGGTTTCATCACTCGCTTCACGAAGAAGGTCCGCATCATCGAGCCGCTCTTCGTCTTCCTGCTGGTCTACCTGGCCTACCTGACCGCCGAGCTCTTCTCGCTGTCCGCCATCCTGTC AATGACCTTCTGTGGCATCGGAGCCAATAAATACGTGGAGGCCAACATCTCCCAGAAGTCTCGGACCACGGTCAAGTACACGATGAAGACTCTGGCCAGCATCGCTGagaccatcatcttcatcttcctcggGATCTCAGCCGTGGACAAGACCAAGTGGGCCTGGGACACAGGCCTGGTGTCCTGcaccctcatcttcatcttcgtcttcagAGCCATGG gtgTGATCGGTCAGACCTGGGTCCTCAACCGCTTCCGCCTCGTCCCATTGGACAAGATCGACCAGGTGGTGATGTCGTACGGCGGCCTGCGGGGGGCGGTGGCGTTCGCTCTGGTGGTTCTGCTGGACGGCGAGCGCGTCAAGGCCAAAGATTACTTTGTCGCCACGACGATCGTGGTGGTGTTTTTCAcggtcatgttccag GGCCTGACCATCAAACCTCTGGTGAATTGGCTCAAAGTTCCTCGTTCCACCAACAGAAAACCGACCATCAACGAGGAGATCCACGAGAGG GCCTTCGATCACATCCTGACGGCGGTGGAGGACATCGCAGGCCTGCAGGGTTACCACCACTGGAGAGACAA GTGGGAGCAgtttgataagaactacctgagcaagctgctgctgaggaagTCGGTGTACAGGAAGAGCGAGCTGTGGGAGGCGTACCAGAAGATCAACATCCGGGACGCCATCAGCGTCATCGACCAG ggtggGAACGTCCTGACCTCAGCCAGACTGTCTCTTCCCTCCATGGCCTCCAGAGCCTCGTTTCCTGAAGTCACCAACGTCACCAACTACCT GCGTGAGAACGGCAGCGGCGTGTGTCTGGACCTCCAGGCGATCGATAACGTCCCTGGAGCCAAAGTGGAGGAGGACTCAGAGACACATCATGTCCTCGCAGGAAACCTGTACAAACCCAGGAGACgg tACCAGTCTCACTACAGCCGACACTTCATGCCTCTGGGGGAGAAGGAGCGTCAGGACCGGGAGGTTTTCCAGAGAAACATGAAGAGTCGCATGGAGACGTTCAAATCCACCAGACACAAACGACACAAGAAGGAGCGCAGCCTCAAGAAG CGGCGAGGATCTGACACCAAAGACGACGGCGGCGACAAACCCAGACGCAACGTCAGCTGGCACGACAAAG atccAGTGGTCGTCCCTGTGGAGTCGGAGGAAGCAGAGCACTCGGACCCGGAGAAGGACGAAGACGTCGGCATCACCTTCGTCGCTCGTCAGGTCGAGACCTCAGGTGagtc TCCTCCCTCAGTCCCAGCAGCTGTGGGCGGGGCTCAGAGtcccaccgcccccccctcacccaTCAGTGAGGGCAGCCAGTTACCGTGGAAAGGCGGCGTGAGCTCCACCCCCCCCTGCGTGTCTGTGGAGGCCACAAAGGTCATCCCCgttgacctccagcaggcctgGAACCAGAGCATCTCGTCCTTGGAGAGCATCTCCTCGCCGCCGGCGCCGGTCGAGCCCGTGCACCCCCGGGTCATCGCCCTCTCCCGCCTGGGGGGGCCGCGCCCGGCCTCCTACACCCCCCCCAGCAGCTTGGGGAGCAGCACCTCCTCCATCGGAGCACAGGTGTCACAGGGCTCCTTCAGCTTCtcggagaagaagaaaaagaaggaggaagaggaggaggaggaagaggaggaggagccggcaGCGCAGGAGCTGCAGCCGCTCATGTCGTCTCTGAGGCCCCCCGggcccctgccccccccaccacctcctccaggctccgcccctggTCCAGGGGGGAGGAGGAACCCCTGTGTCTACCTGAGAAGCCTGGTgtcagcgccccctgcaggcagcAGCGAGCCACACAGCCGAGGCCCCACCCAGCTGTAA